A segment of the Corylus avellana chromosome ca2, CavTom2PMs-1.0 genome:
CTCTTCATGCTCCTTGGGACTCATGCGGTAGTGTGGTCGGTTGGGGAGATTAGAACCGGGCACCAAGTCAATTTGGTGTTGAATGTCGCGAAGAGGCGGCAGCTCTTCCGGTAATTCTTTTGGGAACACATCGGCAAACTCCTCCACTAATCCCTTGATTGCAACCGGGACCTCCTCCTCCGTGGGAGTGCATTCCTTTCCAACTAGGACATATACTTGATTGGAATCACGCATCTCCTTAATGAATTCCCTCTTAGCTAAGAGATTTTGGCCCGCCCCTTTAGAAGGTTTAGGTTTGTCTCCCGGGTTAGGCAAAAGAGTGAGTTTTACATTATCAACCAAAAAACTATAGGTGTTCTTCCTTCCGTCATGATGAGCATTCCTATCATATTGCCAAGGCCTTCCTAGCAATAAGTGGCATGCATCCATGGCCACCACGTCACACCAAGTTTTGTCTTTATATCTTGATCCAATTGAAAAAGTTACAAGGCAACGTTTGGATACTATTACCTCGTTTCCCTTCTTGAGCCACTCCAAGCGGTATGGTGTAGGATGTTTTTCTGTTTCAAGGGCTAATTTTCGGACCGCTTCTTCCGCCACCACGTTTTCACAACTGCCTCCGTCGATGATAAGTTTGCATACTTTTCCCCCTATGGTGCATGTGGAGTGAAAAAGATTGTGGCGCTGCCCATCATCACCTTCCTCCTTACGAGGTGTTAAGCATATTCGTCGTATCATCAAAAGAGGACCGTCATCTCCGGATACAAATTCTCCATCATCGTTCCCATGGTCCTCAATGGTGGTGTCATACTCCTCATCCTCACCTTGTTCATCGAAGGTGTCTCCCGACTCAATAAGCAAACCTTTACCGTATTTGTCCCCTTTTCGGCAATCCGCCATTCGATGGCCTGATTCTCCACATCGAAAGCATTTAGGGCCACTCGTAGTTGCCCCTCGGTTGGATGGACCCGTTGTGGTTGGGATCCGGTTTTGAGTTGGGGTTTGCGTGGGGCTTCGAGCCGTGAATGGCCCGCTTGATCGGTTTGTGCTTCCCCCGGTTCCACGGCCAAAAATTCCATAGGACCCTCGTGAGGCCGTTTTCTCAAGCAAGAGTGCTCTTTGATGGGCTTCCGACACATTTTTTGGGTCAAAGAGGTTTAACGAGTCCTGAATTTGGTGACGTAAACCCCCAATGTATCGTGACACTAATTGATCGTCGGTTTCGGCTAGATCAACACGTGTTAGATACTTGTAAAATTCTTCCGTGTATTAGTCCACGGACTTTGACCCTTGGCTCAAGTTTTGCAGCTTTTGATACATAGTTCGAGTGTAATTATAGGGTAAAAAGGCTGGCCtcatatgcttcaacagtttctcccaCTTGTTGATCTTCGTCTTGCCTTGCCGCCCTCGGGATTGCTTCAATTGCTGCCACCATGCAGCTGCCCTTCCCCGGAATTTGGTTGCGACTAAAGAAACTCGTCGATCGTCAGGCACCCCTTTGAAATCAAGAATTTCTTCAACGGCCGCTACCCAATCCAAGAATTCTTCGGGTTGGAGACCCCCTTGAAATTCTGGAATATCGAGTTTGAAACCGCTTTCCCATCGATTGGCTTGGGCTTGGACGTGGGGTTGATGCCCTTGTACTCCGCGCCTTGCAAAAGGATTCCGGGCTTCATTCTCCGTACGTTGTTCGTCTTCCTCCTCCGAGTTGGTCGGTGAGGGTTGTTGACGGCGCTCGTGGCGCCCCTCCGGATTGGCCGCTCGAGCATTGGAGGCTGCAAGTTGGGCCTTCAAATCAGCGACCGTTTCCACCATGAGTTGCCACTGCTCCTCCGTGCGTGTTTCACCTACTACTTCTTTACGTTCATACACGTCCTCTAGATTTGCAAAGCGGTTGccccttcttcttgtgtttggcggtgccatggaaagaaaactggagctctgataccaactgatgcagcgtaggattgtagtgaacaagaaaacagcaagttgaaggggtaaatatttctaagattgtgagactatcacaagaatctaagaaatcttcttaaaaactatagattctatctatggtttaaggaaaaacacaaagaaactcaactctgagtaattcttattaaacaaactcaataataatcataaactaaattgttaaaggctataagcatatatttatagcccaagactcctagtcctaagataacaatgaaatagagttaatttagaagtctacgaaagacaactaaaccaaataaaagactaacaaagaaacctaattcaaataaagactgaaagataagatagaataaaagactaacaaagaaacctaattcaaataaagactgaaagataagatagaataaaagactaacaaagaaacctaataaaagactaaaagataaaataagataagataagataagccattctaaactatatctgcatcagtctctctctttctctttggtgtatatatatatatatatattgttagaataatggagagatatagaagagcggaagaataatagggagagcggaagcacacaatggactaaaTTGTAATGATATAGATTGATATGAAGGACTATAGAGACCTCTATTCatagagaggctatgagtgataagcaagtaacctaatagactaaggaaaggtaaacctaataGACCTAGAAtacataaggaaataaataaccctcacataatattcttaacatccccccacAAACTCAAGGTAtaagcttgagtttgggtaaaagaaagGGGGAGAAAGAGTTGAATTcgccgaaaaagctgcttgtgctGAAAGAGTTGCAGAagtaacgccataaaagttgctTGAGATCGgtggattctgcctgaattgaGCTATGCATTTAAGTTGAAGCTCGGTTCACTTGGCggtaatttgacttgaaaaccatatactagtaatgaaatAGCTGGCCTCGTCGGTTGAGAGGAGAGAAAACTGTCTCGCCTGGTCAGCTGAGCTAAGTAGGCCGGGcctctcgcctggtcggctgagctaAATAGGGAGAAAAGGGCCAGTTGAAGAGgttaatcatgcctgaaacccttggaccgttgaTAAGTCTGACCTAAAAATTCTGACAAGTAATGGATCAATTGCCTAGGAGAGGCTGCAGTGACCGATGATGGCTGCGGTTGAGAAGGCATAAGTGAGTTGGTTAaaaggggcttctttggcccgaaaacccatggactGGAGGAAAGATTTGTCTGACCCAAGAGTGTCCACCGCAAGAAGATTGAACTGGGTTGAACTGTGCCAAAAAAGGCTGTGGAACAGAATTGAACAATGCATGAACCGACTTGAACCGTATAAAACAAACGCCTTGAAGTGAAAAATCACATTTTGTGTCATATAAAGATGCCAAAAGCACAAAcagaccacaaatttgaaatcatgacgaaaaattgagtaggaaacacctggtcaccattttttttttttagtggtcaAAGTCAATGGTCAACGGTCAACACTAGAAGAGTCAAAGTCAAAAGTAAACAGTCAacaatcaacaaagaaaaagtcAACTTTGGCATGGTGCTAACATGGCACTAGGCTTACGTGGCACTGGATGACATGGCCTAGGGCTGACGTGGCGTGCTGAGAGATCTAACACATGGCAGAGGACTAGGGTTGACATGGCGAGCACTTTGAGGGACATGTGGCAGATGGAAAGATGGAGAGCATCTGGCGAGTGTGGTGCACTCCCTAGTGGCTGCCGCCGCATGAGACGCGTGCATCTCACACGCCAGGAAGGAGTTTGGCGAGTGGGCACGTGAGGCTCACGCGCAGAACTTTCAGCTGGAGCGTGGCAGCGCGTCGGGCATCCAATGGCGGCATGCTTGGTGGAGATTTGACCGCTGGCATCGAATATGTGAAACAGTGAGGAAATTGAGCTGATCCACCTAATATGGCGGCGTGTGGACTGAGAGTTAGCAACTTATGGCGGTGCGTGGGAGAGCGTTAGAGTGTCTTTGGCAGAGATCTCGAATGATTTAGACTCGTCTGGCCTTGATTTGTCGATTGGCGCTACTGTTGATGTGATCGGAGCTTTGTGGAGGCGCATAAGGGAACGCACAGATTCTTAGGCGAGTCTTGCTAATGTGCCGAGGAACCCTTGGGACGCACGTGGAGGAATGTTACTAACGGAAAGAACCTTCTGGATGCGTGTGAGCGTGTGGAAGCTTGGATGCTTCAGATCTCTTTCGATTTGTACTTGGCGATGTCTGAACTGTCATCTGTGATAGAACCTTTTGGTGGCGCGTGAAAGCTTGGATGCTTCAGATCTTTTTGGATCTGTACTTGGGGGCGTCTGAACTGTCGACAGCGGCAGAACCTTCTGGTGGCGAGTGTGAGCATGTGGAAGCCTAGACGCTTTAGATCTCTTTGGATCTGTACATGGCGGCATCTGATCTGTCGTCGGTGGAGGAGCGTGTAGCTCCTGCAAGGGCAGCGGTGGTGCGGGCAGAAACTGGCGGAGGTGCATGGCGGCAGATCTACCATAGAACTGTAGATCTGTGCCTTGAAGAAAGATGGTGAAAAATGGATGAAGGAGGCAGTGATGAAGGCTTGGAAGAGATTTTGAGCGGAAAACCGCTTGATGGCTACAGACTAACCGGCTCCGAATCTAGAGGCTGGCACTATTTTAAGACTATGGGCAGCAAAAATTTTGGCGGCACTTGATGTAGGGCGATGAGATTGAAATTCGTCAAAGGGAAAACGCTAGAAAATACATTTATTGAAGGCCACAAAAAaagtggctctaataccatgttagaataatagagagatatagaagagcgGAAGAATAATAGGGAGAGCGGAAGCACAGAATGGACTACATTATATTGATATAGATTGATATGAAGGACTACAAAgacttctatttatagagaggctatgagtgataagCAAATAATCTAATAGagtaaggaaaggtaaacctagtagacttataatacataaagaaataaataaccctaacataatattcttaacatatATATTGCAAAAAACTGCATTGTGAATGTTCTCTTAAGCAccttctgcatatatatatctGCACCTCTTCTGATTCATCTTAGGCGAAAATTCCAGGGGACAAACCATTAGATGACTACCTTCCCCTCCTTCGCGCGGCCTTAAAAGATGATTGGCCAGCTGCTAAGGCTTTTTATGATAATGACAACAAGTGTGTTCGAGCTTACGTAACGAAAAACAAAGCGACAGCACTTCACATTGCAGTGAGTGCACATCACACcgattttataaagaaatggTTGCCATTGATGGAGCAGGAGGACTTGGCCGGTATTGCAAACCAATTCTGGATTTACGGCCCTTCACTTTGCTGCCCAAGCAGGAAACGTCAGCATTGCTGAGCAGCTGGTGAAAAATAACAATGCGCTGCCATCGTTCCCTAATAGCGAGGGAGACACACCACTCATTGTTGCAGCTTATGTAGGACATACAAACATGGTCTCCTATCTATTCTCTCTAAGTAGTCCTACTCTTGAAAGGTTGGGTGATGAAAAACGCATTGAGCTCCTTAAGCATACTATCCGCAATGATATGTATGGTAAGCCCTACAACTGACTATAACTTTGTTTGATACATTTGATGCAGTTACATAAGTTGGATGGAGTTACCACTTTTATTGCAATATTAGCGACCATATATTATAAACATTTCTTAACCCACAATTATCAAATTAATGTGTCATTTTTATGGACAGATATAGCATTGAAAATTCTGAAAACAGATACCAACATAGCAAATGCCGACACTGAATGCCGGTGGGAAGCATTGGAAATGTTGGCCAAGAAACCTGCATTCTCAATTGGCAGCGAAAGTCGGCTATCATTCTGGAAAAGTCTCTTAAACTCCTGTTAGTTTGCCTCCAAcccaaacttctttaatttatatatatatatatatatagttcttttATTACATTAATCACAACTTGATGACAATTTTACTCATATTAGCTTGGCATGGGAAAATGCTCTTATTCGACTTCATCAAATCTTTAGATGATATCTACCTCTAAACTATGGAAGAATGTATGAGATCATAGGTTAATTTCTATTCTATATGTTTCATCAATCTATCGCAATACTTGTAACCGTTGCTTTTACACACACGCAAGAAATAGGGAgtactgttttctttttttggcaaaagctagcattttctttctccttaaATTCAAAAGATAGAAGAGATTTAAAGTGCTTGGGttatgaaaagacaaaatttgTCTTAAGATGTCAATAATTAGGACAGAAAGTAGCCGCATCTAATGCTTCAGTTatctttgcatttttattttataaagctttcaatataatttctttttctggatattggtaaaataattgtacagatttaatatttctttattaccaaaccattctgatttctgaATATATAGATTCTTTTCTCAACCTCTATGGGTTCAAAGGGATCTGTCACAAAGCTTTGACGAAGACATTAGCTCATCAattagttgaaatttttttgaaaagggaTGGAATCAAAGACGACCTGAGCTCACCAGAATTGGTTGACAAGTATAtggctttaatttttgaagctgTAAAAGTTGGAAATGTTGGATTTCTAATTGTACTTTCACGCTCTTATCCTTCCCTTATCTGGcaacaagacaaaaataacatgaGTATATTTCACACTGCTATTTTACATCGGCAAGAGAGTGTATTCAATCTAATATATGAACTAGGTGCTGGCATGCATAGCCTTGCATCCTATGATACCGAAGATAACAAAGAGAACATGTTGCATTTAGCTGGCAAATTAGCTCCTGCAGATCGACTAAATATCGTATCAGGAGCAGCCCTTCAAATGCAACGGGAGTTGTTGTGGTTTAAGGtgagtaataatttttttttttcttccagttGCATACATAATGGTTCATCTGTTACCTATTAATTTATATCTCGTCAACTGTAGGAGATCGAAAAGATTGTCCCTCAGAAATACTTGAAGAGTAAGAATAGGGATAACAAAACACCTAAGGAGATATTTGTAGAGACACATAAAGATTTGAAGAAAGATGGTGAAAAATGGATGAAGGACACAGCAAACTATTGCATGCTTGTGGCGACATTAATTGCCACTGTGATTTTTGCTGCAGCCTTCACTGTACCAGGTGGCAGCAATCAAGTAACAGGGATTCCTCTTCTTTTTGGGAAGAAAGGGTTGATGGTATTCTTCATATCAGATGCAATAGCACTATGTTCCTCTTCGacttcaatagtaatttttttgtcaattctcACGTCCTGTTACACAGAAGATGATTTCTTAAAGTCATTACCTTCAAAGTTGCTATTTGGACTTGCCACCCTCTTCATCTCCATGGCTTTCATGATGGTAGCCTTCATCGCAACTTTCTTTTTGGTGTGTACAAGAAGAGGATGGGCATGGACCGCAGGTGTTGTAATCACTTCCGCTAGTATCCCAATTCTTTCGTTTGGCTGGCTACATTGTAAAATTTGGGTTGATACATTCCGCTCAACATACAAGTCTAGATTTCTTTTTCGGCCACATAAACATAGACTTTTCTAGCGGAAGATGCCGGTTGGAGAATTGATTATCTCAAAATACGAAATGGAAGGCaaacaaaaaggaacaaaagTTGTCGGAGGTTCACAAGATATTTAACAAGGCCAATGAATATAGAGATAGTATCTCATCTCTAAGTAGTTGTTGGTATGTGTTTAATTCCGTTAGACGCCTTTACAAGTTTTCAGACTTGGTTGGAATACTAAAGTCCAACTCCATTTCCATGGTTTTTGTGAAATGCTGATCACTGTAATAAATCCTCAAGTCCAGAACTGCATTGCACTCAGGTTGGATTGATTTGTTTTGAAGGTGTATCAATCCATTACACAGTGATTATCTTCTGTACGAAGGTATTTGTTTGTCTAATACTCATCTTTTCATGTCTTCTTCATTATGTCCgttagaatatattcataatatattattattatatttaccTTATTTGTTTGCTTTCCTTATATATGTTGATTTTATACTGTAGCATTGTCCACTATTAGTCTATATATGTTGATTTTCCTTGCTCAAGCACGGGCTTCAAACTCACATATTAAACAATTTGAGCTGAGTCAAGCCGAACCTCGGATCGATAcaactaaaatttttaatttctttcataaaatTTATACTTTAAGCCAAAAAGCCAGTTGCTATATAGTGCAAGCTCAAACTCAGATATTACACAAGCCAAAAAGGCTCAGCTCGACACCTAACTTATGACGCTGGATTGGATTTGGAATTGAAGCAAATGCCTCTTTTTATAGAAAAGCAAGGTTGGGAGGTTCCGTGTTG
Coding sequences within it:
- the LOC132172747 gene encoding ankyrin repeat-containing protein ITN1-like isoform X2 (The sequence of the model RefSeq protein was modified relative to this genomic sequence to represent the inferred CDS: added 289 bases not found in genome assembly), yielding MEDATSMPENGGQQANVRIERNSSGKAIHQQISSSPTVDSPGHLLISIEKSDATNGIHQGAAPNTPSTSNSQITPASNNSAGTSNGQSSRPNEDPQNIALKILKTDTNIANADTECRWEALEMLAKKPAFSIGSESRLSFWKSLLNSWICHKALTKTLAHQLVEIFLKRDGIKDDLSSPELVDKYMALIFEAVKVGNVGFLIVLSRSYPSLIWQQDKNNMSIFHTAILHRQESVFNLIYELGAGMHSLASYDTEDNKENMLHLAGKLAPADRLNIVSGAALQMQRELLWFKEIEKIVPQKYLKSKNRDNKTPKEIFVETHKDLKKDGEKWMKDTANYCMLVATLIATVIFAAAFTVPGGSNQVTGIPLLFGKKGLMVFFISDAIALCSSSTSIVIFLSILTSCYTEDDFLKSLPSKLLFGLATLFISMAFMMVAFIATFFLVCTRRGWAWTAGVVITSASIPILSFGWLHCKIWVDTFRSTYKSRFLFRPHKHRLF
- the LOC132172747 gene encoding ankyrin repeat-containing protein ITN1-like isoform X1 (The sequence of the model RefSeq protein was modified relative to this genomic sequence to represent the inferred CDS: added 289 bases not found in genome assembly); this encodes MEDATSMPENGGQQANVRIERNSSGKAIHQQISSSPTVDSPGHLLISIEKSDATNGIHQGAAPNTPSTSNSQITPASNNSAGTSNGQSSRPNEDPQNIALKILKTDTNIANADTECRWEALEMLAKKPAFSIGSESRLSFWKSLLNSYSFLNLYGFKGICHKALTKTLAHQLVEIFLKRDGIKDDLSSPELVDKYMALIFEAVKVGNVGFLIVLSRSYPSLIWQQDKNNMSIFHTAILHRQESVFNLIYELGAGMHSLASYDTEDNKENMLHLAGKLAPADRLNIVSGAALQMQRELLWFKEIEKIVPQKYLKSKNRDNKTPKEIFVETHKDLKKDGEKWMKDTANYCMLVATLIATVIFAAAFTVPGGSNQVTGIPLLFGKKGLMVFFISDAIALCSSSTSIVIFLSILTSCYTEDDFLKSLPSKLLFGLATLFISMAFMMVAFIATFFLVCTRRGWAWTAGVVITSASIPILSFGWLHCKIWVDTFRSTYKSRFLFRPHKHRLF